In the genome of uncultured Pseudomonas sp., the window GCCTGGTTTATCAATCCATGGTTTTTCATGCTGGTGAGCACAGGAGTGGTATTGATCTTGTATCGCCGCGAGTTTCACTCGGATGTGCTTGAGGTGATGGTCTACACCCAGACCCCATTTGAAGCGGCCAAGGAGAAAAGCGAGTGAGCATCCCGTTCTGGTGTCTGTTTATCAGTGCGCTATTGATTTTCATCGCCAAGGCGCCGCTGGCCAAAGCGATGGCGACAGAGGGTGGCGGTCACTACGACAATCATCATCCGCGTGCCCAGCAAGCGCGCTTGAATGGTTTTGGTGCGCGTGCCCTGGCAGCGCACTTGAACAGTATCGAGGCGTTTCCGCTGTTTGCAGCGGGCGTGTTGGTGGCCTATGTGACTAATAATCACGGCATTCTGGTGGATGTGTTGGCCGTGACTTTTGTAGTAGCGCGGGTGCTGTATCTGTTTTGCTACTGGGCTGACTTGCACTGGCAGCGCAGTGTGGTCTGGGTAGTGGGGCTGTTGTGTAGCCTGCTACTGATGCTCACCCCGGCACTTTAATTACGCCATAAACAAACAGGCCCGCAATATGCGGGCCTGTTTGTTTCAGTTGGAAGGCTTAGTTGCCTTCAACTGCGTCTTTGACTTCTTCGCCAGCGTCGCTGATGGCATCAGCTGCATCGTTGGCGGCATCTTCGATTTTCTCGCCAGTGGTTGGCTCGGTGCCCATTACTTCATCGGCTTTCTGCTCGATGGCATCGCCAGTCTCTTTAACAGCATCACCCATGGATTCGATGGCTTCAGCTGCGGATTCCTTGGCCGACTCCATTTTGTCTTCCGGGGCTTTCTCACACGCGGCCAGGCCAAGCATGGCGGCGAGCAGCAGGGCATAGGTGAATGGCTTTTGCACAGTTAGTACTCCTTGTAATGTAGTAATCGATGCAGGGTTTCCCAAGCATAGCCATTAAACAACAGTTTTTCGCCGAAGTTCCTCCGTGAGATGCCCGCTAGTTCTCACCCGCTGGTTGTGGCCGTGGTGCCGGTCCTTCTGTCTGCAGGTATCATGCTCACCCTTTGTGCAGTTGTCTTGGGTCTGTAGCCATGAGTGATTCCCCTATTATTGAGCGGGCACAGCGTTTTCTATCGGTATTGCGTCATTGCCAGGTACTGGGCATGCGCGTGCACAGTGCTGAGCCGAAAGGCCTGATTCTGCGGTTACCCTACAGTGAGCAGATTGTAGGCAACCCGGAAACCGGAGTGATTCACGGCGGGGCCATCACCACATTAATGGACACCACCTGCGGGATATCGACCGTTTGTGTGCTGCCTGAGTTTGAAATCTGCCCGACCCTGGACCTGCGCATCGATTACATGCGACCGGCCGAGCCAAACAAGGATGTGTTCGGGTTTGCCGAGTGTTATCGAGTGACCGAGAACATCATTTTCACGCGCGGCTATGCCTATCAGGATAATCCCGACGAGCCGATTGCTCATGTGGTGGGGGCCTTTATGCGCATGGGCAAGCCTGCGGATCTGCAACGCACTGCCAAGGGGGTGGCCAATGAGTGCGCTCAACCTTAACCAACTGGTGCGTGAAGCCCATGAGCAGAATAACTACGACTCGCTGATCAGCCTGATTCCCTATGCCAAGTTGCTCGGCATCGAGTGTTTGCGTATGGGTGATGACATGGTCTTTCGCCTACCAGCCAACCAAGACTGCATCGGCAATCCAACCCTGCCGGCGCTGCACGGCGGGGTGATCGCCGGCTTTATGGAGCATTCGGCGATGCTCCATCTGTTGATGTTTATGGGCATTCCACATCTGCCGAAAATCATCGACTTCTCGATAGATTACCTGCGCGCCGGCCATTATCGTGACACCTTCGTGCAGTGCCAGGTGTGGCGGCAGGGGCGCCGGGTGGCCAACGTGGCCATCACCGCCTGGCAAACCAAGCAAGCCGAACCCATTGCCACGGCGCGGGCGCACTTTAAGGTCGACGAGCCCTAGCCGTCAGCCCGGCGTATGACCACTGACTTTAATCAACGCTAAGGACGACTGAATGGATGCGCTGCTGATTCTGGGTGGCTTGCTGCTGATACTCGCCGGGTTGGTCTGGCTGGTGATGCGTGCTTTCGCTACCAGCCTGCTATGGGGCTGGGCCAGTTTTTTGCCGCCATTCACCTTGCTCTATGTGTTGCGTCACTGGCATTCAGCGCGCCCGGCTTTGGTGTTGTCTGGCTTAGGCATTATTCCGTTGGTGGTCGGCCTGACGCTGCTGGCCAGCCATGATGCGCAGCGTCTGGAGGCGATCCTCAGCCTGAAATGGCTCCAACCTGAGGTGCAGGCACCCGCCGAGTTGGCCATCGATCTGCGCGGCGAGCTGAATGGCCGGCCTTTCGCGCCACAGCAGGCGGAGTTGCTTGACGGTGTATTGAGTCTGCGTGAAGGTCAGGATTTCTTCGCCCAGAGCGAGCTGCTGATTCGCCTGCCAAGCGTCGGTCAGGGCCCGGTACGGGTCGATGTGCTGCCCGCAGATCAAGGCGTACTGCCGGAGGTGGAAATCAGCTGGCTGTTGCCGGAGCAGGAATTGCCCGAAGCGCGCCGTTTGAGTCGTGGTTATACCCTGCATTTAGATTTGCAGCCGCTTGCACCGAACAAGCTGGTGGGAGATTTTCATTTGGTTCTCCCCCCGCAATTTAAAACCACCCTGAGCGGCAGGCTTGAGTTGTTCCGCAATGGCCTGCGCTACCAAGGCGATCAGGTGAATCGTCAATTTGACTCGGTCGATACCCTCAACCATGTCATCCAGGATTACTTGGAACGCCGCTTTGCCACTCGTCAGGTGCAGCTGCAGCCGATTGGCAGCCTGAGTTTCCCCCGGCAGAAGATTGACCTGAATGTGCAAGCCCGCATCAATGGTGAGCTGCAGCTGCTACCGGTCGCTCTGCACAAGCTCGATGGCCGTGGCTGGCAGGTGGTGCCTGATAGTTTTGCGCCGCTGGCTAATGCCGTTGTTCCAACCGATGTAGAAAAAACTGCCGCAGTTGTTGCTGTGCTGCCTGAGCGAGCTAGCAGGGCGCTGGACCGTCGTGTGCGCTTTAGTCTCGAAGGCTTGCTGCGCAGCCCGAGCCGCTATCACGACCTTAGCATGCGTGCGGTCACCGAGCGCGGCAATACTGGCGAAGGGCGCTTTCAGGGGGTTGATCAGGATGGGCGGATCATCCTGCGGCAGCGTATGAATGGGCGGGGTGAAGTCAGCTACAGGCTGCTCCCGGAAGAAATCACCCGCATCGAGCTACTCGAGCCCTAAGCCAGCCACAGCCAAGCACTTGAAATCCCACAACATGCCCCCACCTCTATGACATCCGCCGCACTGCGGCTTCGTCAACAAAGTGGAGTAAGAGAGCATGAGTGTGGAAACTCAAAAAGAAACCCTGGGCTTCCAGACAGAGGTGAAGCAGCTGCTGCACCTGATGATCCATTCGCTGTATTCGAATAAGGAAATCTTTCTTCGCGAACTGATTTCCAACGCATCCGACGCCACTGACAAACTTCGCTTCGAAGCACTGGCCAAGCCAGAGCTGCTCGAAGGCGGCGCTGATCTGAAGATCCGCGTTAGCTTCGACAAAGACGCCAAAACCGTCACCCTCGAAGACAACGGCATCGGCATGAACCGTGAAGATGCGATCACCCACCTGGGCACCATCGCTAAGTCCGGCACGGCCGACTTTATGCAGCGTCTGACGGGCGACCAGAAGAAGGACTCGCACCTGATCGGTCAGTTCGGTGTGGGCTTTTATTCGGCCTTTATCGTGGCCGATAAGGTTGATGTGTACAGCCGTCGTGCCGGCACTCCAGCGAGCGAGGGCGTGCACTGGTCGAGCAAAGGCGAGGGCGATTTTGAAATTGCCACCATTGAGAAAGCCGAGCGCGGTACCCGCATCGTGCTGCACCTGAAGGCTGCCGAAGACGAGTTCGCCGATGGCTGGCGCCTGCGCAATATCATCAAGAAATACTCCGACCATATCGCCTTGCCGATCGAGCTGCCGAAAGAGCAAACCGCTGCCGAAGGCGAAGAAGCGCCGGCTCTGGAGTGGGAAACCGTCAACCGTGCCAGCGCGCTGTGGACTCGTCCGCGTACCGAGATCAAGGACGAGGAATATCAGGAGTTCTACAAGCACATCGGGCATGACTTCGAGAACCCGCTGAGCTGGAGCCACAACAAGGTTGAAGGCAAGCTGGAATACACCTCGCTGCTGTACACCCCGGCCCGTGCGCCGTTTGACCTGTATCAGCGAGAAGCGCCACGTGGCTTGAAGCTCTATGTGCAGCGTGTCTTCGTCATGGATCAGGCCGAGTCCTTCCTGCCGCTGTACCTGCGCTTTATCAAAGGTGTGGTTGATTCCAACGACCTGTCGCTGAACGTCTCCCGTGAAATCCTGCAGAAAGACCCGATCATC includes:
- a CDS encoding MAPEG family protein, producing the protein MSIPFWCLFISALLIFIAKAPLAKAMATEGGGHYDNHHPRAQQARLNGFGARALAAHLNSIEAFPLFAAGVLVAYVTNNHGILVDVLAVTFVVARVLYLFCYWADLHWQRSVVWVVGLLCSLLLMLTPAL
- a CDS encoding PaaI family thioesterase, producing MSDSPIIERAQRFLSVLRHCQVLGMRVHSAEPKGLILRLPYSEQIVGNPETGVIHGGAITTLMDTTCGISTVCVLPEFEICPTLDLRIDYMRPAEPNKDVFGFAECYRVTENIIFTRGYAYQDNPDEPIAHVVGAFMRMGKPADLQRTAKGVANECAQP
- a CDS encoding PaaI family thioesterase; the protein is MSALNLNQLVREAHEQNNYDSLISLIPYAKLLGIECLRMGDDMVFRLPANQDCIGNPTLPALHGGVIAGFMEHSAMLHLLMFMGIPHLPKIIDFSIDYLRAGHYRDTFVQCQVWRQGRRVANVAITAWQTKQAEPIATARAHFKVDEP
- a CDS encoding MFS transporter → MDALLILGGLLLILAGLVWLVMRAFATSLLWGWASFLPPFTLLYVLRHWHSARPALVLSGLGIIPLVVGLTLLASHDAQRLEAILSLKWLQPEVQAPAELAIDLRGELNGRPFAPQQAELLDGVLSLREGQDFFAQSELLIRLPSVGQGPVRVDVLPADQGVLPEVEISWLLPEQELPEARRLSRGYTLHLDLQPLAPNKLVGDFHLVLPPQFKTTLSGRLELFRNGLRYQGDQVNRQFDSVDTLNHVIQDYLERRFATRQVQLQPIGSLSFPRQKIDLNVQARINGELQLLPVALHKLDGRGWQVVPDSFAPLANAVVPTDVEKTAAVVAVLPERASRALDRRVRFSLEGLLRSPSRYHDLSMRAVTERGNTGEGRFQGVDQDGRIILRQRMNGRGEVSYRLLPEEITRIELLEP
- the htpG gene encoding molecular chaperone HtpG — its product is MSVETQKETLGFQTEVKQLLHLMIHSLYSNKEIFLRELISNASDATDKLRFEALAKPELLEGGADLKIRVSFDKDAKTVTLEDNGIGMNREDAITHLGTIAKSGTADFMQRLTGDQKKDSHLIGQFGVGFYSAFIVADKVDVYSRRAGTPASEGVHWSSKGEGDFEIATIEKAERGTRIVLHLKAAEDEFADGWRLRNIIKKYSDHIALPIELPKEQTAAEGEEAPALEWETVNRASALWTRPRTEIKDEEYQEFYKHIGHDFENPLSWSHNKVEGKLEYTSLLYTPARAPFDLYQREAPRGLKLYVQRVFVMDQAESFLPLYLRFIKGVVDSNDLSLNVSREILQKDPIIDSMKSALTKRVLDMLEKLAKNQPEEYKSFWKNFGQVLKEGPAEDFANKEKIAGLLRFASTRSENGEQNVGLAEYIARMSEGQDKVYYLTGESYAQVKNSPHLEVFRKKGIEVLLLTDRIDEWLMSYLTDFDSKQFVDVARGDLDLGKLDSEEDKKAQEDVAKSKEGLVERLKTALGEQVAEVRVSHRLTDSPAILAIGEQDLGLQMRQILEASGQKVPESKPIFEFNPGHPLIEKLDAEADEDRFADLSHILFDQAALAAGDNLKDPAAYVQRLNKLLVELSA